In Desulfovibrio sp. X2, a single window of DNA contains:
- a CDS encoding NADH-quinone oxidoreductase subunit C — protein MNGRSVSFARLCAFGGDMGKMGIAEIDHVKPSQIPGAARAMLEKGWFLETIACLDLREGILINYFYAHYEKPGRMLVRTLVRQGEAEVPSIADIYQGAEWHEREAAELSGVRFAGNPNPLPLLLAEDEESHPLVRAFEDKKPASNIVDEFIRAECWPAFVSREEIEAAAAEAAKKAEEASAAAEKAAKDKPASAAKEGAA, from the coding sequence ATGAACGGAAGGAGCGTCTCCTTCGCCCGCCTGTGCGCCTTCGGCGGCGACATGGGCAAGATGGGCATCGCCGAGATCGACCACGTCAAACCCTCCCAGATCCCCGGCGCCGCGCGCGCCATGCTCGAGAAGGGCTGGTTCCTCGAGACCATCGCCTGCCTGGATCTGCGCGAGGGCATCCTGATCAACTATTTCTACGCCCACTACGAGAAGCCCGGCCGCATGCTGGTGCGCACCCTGGTGCGCCAGGGCGAGGCCGAGGTGCCGTCCATCGCGGACATCTACCAGGGCGCGGAGTGGCACGAGCGCGAGGCCGCCGAGCTTTCCGGCGTGCGCTTCGCGGGCAACCCGAATCCGCTGCCGCTGCTCCTGGCCGAGGACGAGGAGAGCCATCCCCTGGTCCGGGCCTTCGAGGACAAGAAGCCCGCGTCCAACATCGTGGACGAATTCATCCGCGCCGAGTGCTGGCCCGCCTTCGTCTCCCGCGAGGAGATCGAGGCTGCGGCCGCCGAGGCCGCCAAGAAGGCGGAGGAGGCATCTGCCGCCGCCGAAAAGGCCGCCAAGGACAAGCCCGCATCCGCGGCCAAGGAGGGCGCTGCATGA
- a CDS encoding NADH-quinone oxidoreductase subunit B gives MAAPDQRIRPVEGGLEPPRLDIPAVNQIFDLCRAMSLWPMTFGLACCAIEMMAVGMARFDISRFGAEVFRPSPRQSDLMIVAGTVAKKMAPAVVRLYEQMPAPKFVMALGNCAISGGPFSFKGQYGIVEGVDKLVPVDVYVPGCPPRPEGLLEGLFQIQRKMTGKRFWPVPEMPPVEGEQA, from the coding sequence ATGGCCGCGCCGGATCAACGGATAAGGCCGGTGGAGGGAGGTCTCGAGCCGCCCAGGCTCGACATCCCCGCCGTCAACCAGATCTTCGACCTGTGCCGGGCCATGTCGCTTTGGCCCATGACCTTCGGCCTCGCCTGCTGCGCCATCGAGATGATGGCCGTGGGCATGGCCCGCTTCGACATCTCCCGCTTCGGGGCAGAGGTCTTCCGTCCCTCGCCGCGCCAGTCGGACCTGATGATCGTGGCCGGCACCGTGGCCAAGAAAATGGCCCCGGCCGTGGTCAGGCTCTACGAGCAGATGCCCGCCCCCAAGTTCGTCATGGCGCTCGGCAACTGCGCCATCTCCGGCGGTCCCTTCTCCTTCAAGGGGCAGTACGGGATCGTGGAGGGCGTGGACAAGCTGGTGCCGGTGGACGTGTACGTGCCCGGCTGCCCGCCCCGGCCCGAGGGACTGCTCGAGGGCCTCTTCCAGATCCAGCGCAAGATGACCGGCAAGCGCTTCTGGCCCGTGCCCGAGATGCCGCCGGTCGAGGGAGAGCAGGCATGA
- a CDS encoding NADH-quinone oxidoreductase subunit A, with protein MVFTWLNLAIVLALGAGAAFAAGPLAAALVFAPSWHGGDLSMPYECGMEPHGGSWMRFTVNYWIYALIFLAFDVDVLYLFPVAAQYVHSEGWMPLVKVTIFLVVLALGIVYFWRKGVFAWPRRING; from the coding sequence GTGGTCTTCACCTGGTTGAACCTCGCGATCGTGCTGGCGCTTGGTGCCGGCGCGGCGTTCGCCGCGGGTCCGCTCGCGGCGGCGCTCGTTTTTGCGCCCTCGTGGCACGGCGGGGACCTGTCCATGCCGTACGAGTGCGGCATGGAGCCGCACGGCGGCTCCTGGATGCGCTTCACCGTCAACTACTGGATTTACGCCCTCATCTTTCTGGCCTTCGACGTCGACGTCCTCTACCTCTTCCCGGTGGCCGCGCAGTACGTCCACTCCGAAGGGTGGATGCCCCTCGTCAAGGTGACCATCTTCCTCGTGGTGCTGGCCCTCGGCATCGTCTACTTCTGGCGGAAAGGAGTCTTCGCATGGCCGCGCCGGATCAACGGATAA
- a CDS encoding molybdopterin-dependent oxidoreductase, protein MAKQKVFSVCGMCTVRCPIEVDVADNEVLFIQGNSKSGLKGALCARGAAGYALTQDDERPQYPMIREGERGEGRWRRVSWDEAFAYVAEKLTAIQEKHGKESVIFSDRGGPFVDLHQAFVRGLGSPNYHNHDSACARGVQHAAKSVLGMGRKDVVYDFKNAKHIVLQTRNIFEAINVSEVNSVLDALDAGCKLTVIDVRATVSAGKADNFFMIRPGTDYAFNLGVIHALIHSGKYDKEYVSKYVNGFDALRTFIGPYTPKWAAEECGVSAKAIEDFAAQLAEAAPSVIWHPGWMTARYKDSFFVSRTAYIINALLGAIGAKGGLPVSNKPGDVGAKGIKKFVDLFPKPEAKRADGAGWKYPHIDAGPGLVNLAYDAAVSGDPYPVRAYICHRHDPLMAYPDPDALKKKWENLDLLVSVTFSWSDTAWHSDVVLPMSPYLERESPIAQKGGLKPQFFVRQRALQPRYDTKADWEILTGIAKAMGVKELAFENAEAMWNYQLEGTGKTVADFAEKGFVELCAKPLYKDMTEFKFPTPSGKIEIIHPKWEDQGMSCLRPYESPAKPPAGSFRIIFGRCGLHTQGHTVNNKLLNEQMPENVLWLNDKVAAEMGVSSGDKVKIGGGSESGVMKAFVTEYVHPEAAFMIHGFGHKLPPESRAYGKGVADNALMPGGLENWSKEGGYICMQEHFVTVSKA, encoded by the coding sequence ATGGCAAAGCAGAAGGTCTTCAGCGTGTGCGGCATGTGCACTGTGCGCTGCCCCATTGAGGTGGACGTGGCCGACAACGAGGTGCTCTTCATCCAGGGCAACTCCAAGAGCGGTCTCAAGGGCGCCCTGTGCGCCCGCGGCGCCGCGGGCTACGCCCTGACCCAGGACGACGAGCGCCCCCAGTACCCCATGATCCGTGAAGGCGAGCGCGGCGAAGGCCGCTGGCGCCGCGTCAGCTGGGACGAGGCGTTCGCCTACGTGGCCGAGAAGCTCACGGCCATCCAGGAGAAGCACGGCAAGGAGTCGGTCATCTTCTCCGACCGCGGCGGCCCCTTCGTGGACCTGCACCAGGCCTTCGTGCGCGGCCTGGGCTCGCCCAACTACCACAACCACGACTCCGCCTGCGCCCGCGGCGTGCAGCACGCGGCCAAGTCCGTCCTCGGCATGGGCCGCAAGGACGTGGTCTACGACTTCAAGAACGCCAAGCACATCGTGCTGCAGACCCGCAACATCTTCGAGGCGATCAACGTCTCCGAGGTCAACTCCGTGCTCGACGCGCTGGACGCCGGCTGCAAGCTGACGGTCATCGACGTGCGCGCCACGGTCAGCGCGGGCAAGGCCGACAACTTCTTCATGATCCGTCCGGGCACCGACTACGCCTTCAACCTCGGCGTGATCCACGCCCTCATCCACTCCGGCAAGTACGACAAGGAGTACGTCTCCAAGTACGTCAACGGCTTCGACGCCCTGCGCACCTTCATCGGCCCCTACACGCCCAAGTGGGCGGCGGAGGAATGCGGCGTCTCGGCCAAGGCCATCGAGGATTTCGCCGCGCAGCTGGCCGAGGCCGCGCCGTCCGTGATCTGGCACCCGGGCTGGATGACCGCCCGCTACAAGGACTCCTTCTTCGTCTCCCGCACGGCGTACATCATCAACGCCCTGCTCGGCGCCATCGGCGCCAAGGGCGGCCTGCCCGTCTCCAACAAGCCCGGCGACGTGGGCGCCAAGGGCATCAAGAAGTTCGTGGACCTCTTCCCCAAGCCGGAGGCCAAGCGCGCCGACGGCGCGGGCTGGAAGTACCCGCACATCGACGCCGGTCCGGGCCTGGTCAACCTGGCCTACGACGCGGCCGTCTCGGGTGATCCCTACCCGGTGCGCGCCTACATCTGCCACCGCCACGACCCGCTCATGGCCTACCCCGATCCCGATGCCCTGAAGAAGAAGTGGGAGAACCTGGACCTGTTGGTCTCCGTGACCTTCTCCTGGTCCGACACGGCCTGGCATTCGGACGTGGTCCTGCCCATGTCGCCCTACCTCGAGCGCGAGTCGCCCATCGCCCAGAAGGGCGGGCTCAAGCCCCAGTTCTTCGTGCGCCAGCGGGCCCTGCAGCCGCGCTACGACACCAAGGCCGACTGGGAGATCCTCACCGGCATCGCCAAGGCCATGGGAGTCAAGGAACTGGCCTTCGAGAACGCCGAGGCCATGTGGAACTACCAGCTCGAGGGCACGGGCAAGACCGTGGCCGACTTCGCGGAGAAGGGCTTCGTCGAGCTCTGCGCCAAGCCCCTCTACAAGGACATGACCGAGTTCAAGTTCCCCACCCCCTCGGGCAAGATCGAGATCATCCATCCCAAGTGGGAGGACCAGGGCATGTCCTGCCTGCGTCCCTACGAGTCGCCGGCCAAGCCGCCCGCGGGCAGCTTCCGCATCATCTTCGGACGCTGCGGCCTGCACACCCAGGGCCACACCGTGAACAACAAGCTCCTGAACGAGCAGATGCCCGAGAACGTCCTCTGGCTGAACGACAAGGTCGCGGCCGAGATGGGCGTTTCCAGCGGCGACAAGGTCAAGATCGGCGGCGGCTCCGAGAGCGGCGTCATGAAGGCCTTCGTCACCGAGTACGTGCACCCCGAGGCCGCTTTCATGATCCACGGCTTCGGCCACAAGCTGCCGCCCGAGTCCCGGGCCTACGGCAAGGGCGTCGCGGACAACGCGCTCATGCCCGGAGGCCTCGAGAACTGGTCCAAGGAAGGCGGCTACATCTGCATGCAGGAGCACTTCGTCACCGTCTCCAAGGCCTGA
- a CDS encoding isoprenylcysteine carboxylmethyltransferase family protein — translation MPTLDRSHFILIPWLCWAIYWRRSARTAKADAWRESLSSRLLGLGPIWAAALLLCLPSSFLSGLAARFVPRAAWVFPAGAVLTSAGLLFCIWARRVLGRNWSGAVSVKQGHELVTTGPYALVRHPIYSGLLLALAGTALALGEFRGLLAVAIAAAGFLHKIRLEEVFMREVFGDAYAAYAERVPALLPFVF, via the coding sequence ATGCCCACCCTCGACCGCAGCCACTTCATCCTCATCCCCTGGCTCTGCTGGGCCATCTACTGGCGCAGGTCGGCGCGCACGGCCAAGGCCGACGCGTGGCGCGAGTCGCTGTCCTCACGCCTTCTCGGCCTCGGACCGATCTGGGCTGCGGCGCTCCTGCTCTGCCTCCCCTCCTCCTTTCTCTCGGGCCTCGCGGCGCGTTTCGTCCCACGCGCCGCGTGGGTGTTCCCGGCTGGCGCGGTGCTGACCTCGGCGGGCCTGCTCTTCTGCATCTGGGCGCGGCGCGTCCTGGGCAGGAACTGGAGCGGCGCCGTGAGCGTCAAGCAGGGGCACGAGCTGGTCACGACAGGCCCCTACGCCCTGGTCCGCCACCCCATCTACAGCGGCCTGCTGCTCGCCCTCGCGGGCACGGCCCTGGCGCTCGGCGAATTCCGCGGCCTGCTGGCCGTGGCCATCGCGGCCGCGGGATTCCTGCACAAGATCCGTCTCGAGGAAGTCTTCATGCGGGAGGTCTTCGGCGACGCCTACGCCGCGTACGCCGAGCGCGTGCCCGCGCTCCTGCCCTTCGTGTTCTGA
- a CDS encoding DUF4396 domain-containing protein, giving the protein MSHLAFLANPAFVIVWYGFGLLAAVWVTYDVLRVNTHVMPALKAGWPIIVTFFSIIGLGLYLASCRPPGIASLRGEEADEIHHAYVSVTWKRVTGSVIHCVGGDGLGVVTAMVVARLAGFSFWHEFWFEYAVGFVFGWFVFQYLSMRKMGHPPLESLWKGGRAEFFSMLTVMLGMGLVMRFVTPTVVGHRPLPDEAAFWGFASLGLFVGAIVTYPMNWWMVAVGWKHGMG; this is encoded by the coding sequence ATGTCCCATCTCGCCTTCCTCGCAAACCCGGCCTTCGTCATCGTCTGGTACGGCTTCGGCCTGCTGGCCGCCGTCTGGGTGACCTACGACGTGCTCAGGGTGAACACGCACGTCATGCCCGCCCTGAAGGCAGGCTGGCCCATCATCGTCACCTTCTTCTCGATCATCGGCCTCGGCCTCTACCTGGCCAGCTGCCGCCCGCCGGGCATCGCCTCCCTGCGCGGCGAGGAGGCCGACGAGATCCACCACGCCTACGTCTCCGTGACCTGGAAGCGGGTCACGGGCTCGGTCATCCACTGCGTGGGCGGCGACGGGCTCGGGGTCGTGACGGCCATGGTCGTGGCCCGGCTCGCGGGCTTCAGCTTCTGGCACGAGTTCTGGTTCGAATACGCGGTGGGCTTCGTCTTCGGCTGGTTCGTCTTCCAGTACCTGTCCATGCGCAAGATGGGCCACCCGCCCCTCGAGTCCCTGTGGAAGGGCGGCCGGGCGGAGTTCTTCTCCATGCTCACGGTCATGCTCGGCATGGGGCTCGTGATGCGCTTCGTGACCCCGACCGTGGTCGGCCACAGGCCGCTGCCGGACGAGGCGGCCTTCTGGGGCTTCGCCTCCCTGGGCCTGTTCGTGGGCGCCATCGTCACCTACCCCATGAACTGGTGGATGGTGGCCGTGGGCTGGAAGCACGGCATGGGCTGA
- a CDS encoding pirin family protein produces the protein MSTRRIATVYKSRPTVEGAGVHLKRAFGYSQVPRFDPFLMLDDFHTGNPAEYLPGFPWHPHRGIETITYVLEGRVEHGDSMGNSGVIGPGDVQWMTAGSGIIHQEMPKETQSGMLWGFQFWANLPAGRKMMEPRYRDVRAATIPEAELDSGARVKVVCGKVGDVMGPVRDIVIDPELLDVSVPAGAVFRHPVKEGHTAIAYVLSGHGYFDERRDAFDYEMVGSGWLDVDRECRCGPETTVLYAHAGDEVEVTALDRPLRFVFISGKPLGEPVAWYGPIVMNTQDELRVAFEEYAKGTFVKHPGHPGK, from the coding sequence ATGAGCACGCGACGCATCGCCACGGTCTACAAGAGCCGCCCCACGGTGGAGGGCGCGGGCGTGCACCTGAAGAGGGCCTTCGGCTACTCCCAGGTGCCCCGCTTCGACCCCTTCCTGATGCTGGACGACTTCCACACCGGCAATCCGGCCGAATACCTGCCGGGCTTCCCCTGGCACCCGCACCGGGGCATCGAGACCATCACCTACGTGCTCGAGGGGCGGGTGGAGCACGGCGACAGCATGGGCAACAGCGGGGTCATCGGCCCCGGCGACGTGCAGTGGATGACCGCGGGGAGCGGCATCATCCACCAGGAGATGCCCAAGGAGACGCAAAGCGGCATGCTCTGGGGCTTCCAGTTCTGGGCCAACCTGCCCGCCGGGCGGAAGATGATGGAGCCCCGCTACCGCGACGTGCGCGCCGCGACCATCCCCGAGGCGGAGCTCGACTCCGGGGCGCGGGTCAAGGTGGTCTGCGGCAAGGTGGGCGACGTCATGGGCCCGGTGCGCGACATCGTCATCGACCCGGAGCTCCTGGACGTCTCGGTCCCGGCCGGGGCCGTCTTCCGCCATCCGGTCAAGGAGGGGCACACGGCCATCGCCTACGTTCTCTCCGGCCACGGCTACTTCGACGAGCGGCGCGACGCCTTCGACTACGAGATGGTGGGTTCGGGCTGGCTCGACGTGGACAGGGAGTGCCGCTGCGGCCCGGAGACCACGGTGCTCTACGCGCACGCGGGCGATGAGGTGGAGGTCACGGCCCTGGACAGGCCGCTGCGCTTCGTCTTCATCAGCGGCAAGCCGCTCGGCGAGCCCGTCGCCTGGTACGGCCCCATCGTCATGAACACCCAGGACGAGCTGCGCGTGGCCTTCGAGGAATACGCCAAGGGCACCTTCGTCAAGCACCCCGGGCACCCCGGGAAGTGA
- a CDS encoding DUF190 domain-containing protein has protein sequence MKGYLLTFYTQQSRTHDGMSLADWIVEEARRLGIRGATLLFATEGFGHDGRFHSAGYFDLEDQPQQVTMAVSPGESERLFARLRENRLRVFYTSAPIDFGFTCDD, from the coding sequence ATGAAAGGATATCTTCTCACGTTCTACACGCAGCAGAGCAGGACGCACGACGGCATGTCGCTGGCGGACTGGATCGTGGAGGAGGCCAGGCGCCTCGGGATCAGGGGGGCGACGCTGCTCTTTGCGACCGAGGGCTTCGGCCACGACGGCCGCTTCCATTCGGCCGGGTACTTCGACCTGGAGGACCAGCCGCAGCAGGTGACCATGGCCGTCAGCCCCGGGGAGTCGGAGCGGCTGTTCGCCAGGCTGCGCGAGAACAGGCTGCGCGTCTTCTACACCTCGGCGCCCATAGATTTCGGGTTCACCTGCGACGACTGA
- a CDS encoding DUF554 domain-containing protein, with protein sequence MIGPFVNGGALLLGSLAGAFLGPRLDKNLRNHMPMVFGCASMGIGVAMVVKVKFLAPVVLALVVGTLLGELVRLETGIQKAAGSARGLIEKIATPSGDLSQEEFLDKFVAVMVLFCVSGMGVYGSMNEGMTGDPTLLIVKSILDFFTAPIFASILGYTVGILVIPQLAVQATLYLCAALILPLTTPDIMADFSACGGLIMLATGFRICGIKQFPVANMIPALILVMPLSALWAHFVG encoded by the coding sequence ATGATCGGTCCTTTCGTCAACGGAGGGGCGCTGCTCCTCGGCAGCCTCGCGGGCGCCTTTCTCGGCCCCAGGCTCGACAAGAACCTGCGCAACCACATGCCCATGGTCTTCGGCTGCGCCTCCATGGGCATCGGCGTGGCCATGGTGGTCAAGGTCAAGTTCCTCGCGCCGGTCGTCCTGGCCCTGGTCGTGGGCACGCTGCTCGGCGAGCTCGTCCGGCTGGAGACCGGCATCCAGAAGGCCGCAGGCAGCGCCCGCGGCCTCATCGAGAAGATCGCGACGCCAAGCGGCGACCTGAGCCAGGAGGAGTTCCTGGACAAGTTCGTGGCCGTGATGGTGCTCTTCTGCGTCAGCGGCATGGGCGTGTACGGCTCCATGAACGAGGGCATGACCGGCGACCCCACCCTGCTCATCGTGAAGTCCATCCTGGACTTCTTCACCGCCCCGATCTTCGCCTCGATCCTCGGCTACACCGTGGGCATCCTGGTCATTCCGCAGCTCGCGGTGCAGGCCACGCTCTATCTGTGCGCCGCGCTCATCCTGCCGCTGACCACGCCGGACATCATGGCCGACTTCTCGGCCTGCGGCGGCCTGATCATGCTGGCCACGGGCTTCCGCATCTGCGGCATCAAGCAGTTCCCTGTGGCGAACATGATCCCGGCGCTCATCCTGGTCATGCCCCTGTCCGCCCTGTGGGCGCACTTCGTCGGCTAG
- a CDS encoding dual CXXC motif small (seleno)protein encodes MRCTSCGATFDLRGHADLIDDEMEERLAYISVDRC; translated from the coding sequence CTGCGCTGCACGTCGTGCGGCGCCACGTTCGATCTTCGCGGCCACGCCGACCTCATCGACGACGAGATGGAGGAGCGGCTGGCCTATATCTCCGTGGACCGGTGCTGA
- a CDS encoding lytic murein transglycosylase has translation MRHLCILAALCAALCLLPRPSVAAEEPSPLWQPLIDRLAEDGLPRDYLDKLFSRPEITFQPRVMSRKMIALLRSKTAPATPPSKEAPSAPRVYERYLQPALLADALRFMDDNRATLDKVEQERGVSREVVVAIMLVETRLGSYLGNGNAFVSLASMALCDDFLLVQAYMPMNSLSPQLQQWLVRRTRQKADWAYEELVAFIEYAMASGQDPLNIRSSPYGAIGLCQFMPSNAVRFGVDGNNDGVVDLFDPADALPSIANYLAFHGWKPGLTEERQERVIYHYNHDETYARTIVELSKKLKEMEGARN, from the coding sequence GTGAGACATCTCTGCATTCTCGCCGCCCTGTGCGCGGCCCTTTGCCTCCTGCCCCGCCCGAGCGTCGCCGCCGAGGAGCCGAGTCCCCTGTGGCAGCCCCTCATCGACCGCCTGGCCGAGGACGGACTGCCGCGCGACTACCTGGACAAGCTCTTCTCCCGGCCCGAGATCACCTTCCAGCCCCGGGTCATGTCCCGCAAGATGATCGCGCTTTTGCGCAGCAAGACAGCGCCCGCGACGCCCCCTTCCAAGGAGGCGCCGTCCGCGCCCCGCGTCTACGAGCGCTACCTGCAGCCCGCGCTGCTCGCGGACGCGCTGCGCTTCATGGACGACAACAGGGCGACGCTCGACAAGGTGGAGCAGGAGCGCGGCGTGTCGCGCGAGGTGGTGGTGGCCATCATGCTCGTGGAGACGCGGCTCGGCTCCTATCTGGGCAACGGCAACGCCTTCGTCTCCCTGGCCTCCATGGCGCTGTGCGACGACTTCCTGCTCGTGCAGGCCTACATGCCCATGAACTCGCTCTCGCCGCAGCTGCAGCAGTGGCTCGTGCGGCGCACGCGTCAGAAGGCGGACTGGGCCTACGAGGAGCTCGTGGCCTTCATCGAGTACGCCATGGCCAGCGGCCAGGACCCGCTGAACATCAGGAGCTCGCCGTACGGGGCCATCGGACTGTGCCAGTTCATGCCGAGCAACGCGGTGCGCTTCGGCGTGGACGGCAACAACGACGGCGTGGTGGACCTCTTCGACCCGGCGGACGCCCTGCCCTCCATCGCCAACTACCTGGCCTTCCACGGCTGGAAGCCCGGCCTCACCGAGGAGCGCCAGGAGCGCGTCATCTACCACTACAACCACGACGAGACCTACGCCCGGACCATCGTGGAGCTGTCCAAGAAGCTCAAGGAGATGGAAGGCGCGCGCAACTAG
- the ribB gene encoding 3,4-dihydroxy-2-butanone-4-phosphate synthase, with product MNQSLLARFGTPRERVSRALAALRRGQGVLVTDDEDRENEGDLIFAAESLTEEQMAMLIRECSGIVCLCLPPDKVRELGLPMMVRENSSRYGTAFTVSIEAAEGVTTGVSAADRVRTVRAAAAQGARAEDLRSPGHVFPLRAREGGVLERRGHTEATVDLVRLAGLTPCGVLCELTNPDGTMARLPEIVDFAERHGMCVLTVDDLAAYRRETEEAERRLAV from the coding sequence ATGAATCAGTCCCTTCTTGCACGTTTCGGCACCCCGCGCGAGCGGGTCTCGCGCGCTCTGGCGGCCCTGCGCCGCGGCCAGGGCGTGCTGGTCACGGACGACGAGGACCGCGAGAACGAGGGCGACCTCATCTTCGCGGCCGAGTCTCTGACCGAGGAACAGATGGCCATGCTCATCCGCGAATGCAGCGGCATCGTCTGCCTCTGCCTGCCGCCGGACAAGGTGCGCGAGCTCGGCCTGCCCATGATGGTCAGGGAGAACTCGAGCCGCTACGGCACGGCCTTCACCGTGTCCATCGAGGCGGCCGAGGGCGTGACCACGGGCGTCTCGGCCGCGGACCGGGTGCGCACGGTGCGCGCCGCGGCGGCACAGGGCGCGCGGGCAGAAGACCTGCGCAGCCCCGGCCACGTCTTCCCCCTGCGCGCCCGCGAGGGCGGCGTGCTCGAGCGGCGCGGCCACACCGAGGCCACGGTGGACCTCGTGCGCCTGGCCGGGCTCACGCCCTGCGGCGTGCTCTGCGAGCTGACCAACCCGGACGGCACCATGGCCCGCCTGCCAGAGATCGTGGACTTCGCCGAACGCCACGGCATGTGCGTGCTCACCGTGGACGACCTGGCGGCCTACCGCCGGGAGACCGAGGAGGCCGAGCGGCGCCTGGCGGTGTAG
- a CDS encoding MFS transporter, which produces MSLPGAPDASREAPARPSAHQLGHPSAHPPASASVVRAWCLYDWANSAYILSVATAVLPAWFATGIVGPQGYALLGLRMSATTLWGLTVGLSALAVFLLAPVLGAAADLSGRSGTFLRVFCLAGAAAAVALGFRGPGDVLSVMLLFAAAQAAFNCANVFYDSYLLRVAGPEDADRVSGRGYAYGYVGGGLHFLLALGLMTLHERLGLTQGQAARLAIASAGVWWALFALPAFRALRDVPARATGGPADWLRQGLTEALETARSFTRGGPAATFLLAYLLYNDGIQTTIGMATIYGKEELGLPTSVLMLTLLLIQAVAFAGAIGFARLAGRIGTRRAILLSLLVWTGVAVSAYEISGAIQFAALGGVVGLVLGGSQALSRSYYARLVPGGATARHFGYFSVVTKFSAIGGPLVFAVLRQLTGSSRPAILAVACFFLAGMVLLARVREPGPGR; this is translated from the coding sequence GTGAGCCTGCCGGGGGCCCCTGATGCCTCGCGCGAGGCCCCCGCGCGCCCGTCCGCGCACCAGCTTGGACATCCCTCCGCGCATCCGCCCGCATCCGCCTCGGTCGTCCGCGCCTGGTGCCTCTACGACTGGGCCAATTCCGCCTACATCCTGAGCGTGGCCACGGCCGTGCTGCCCGCCTGGTTCGCGACGGGCATCGTGGGACCCCAGGGCTACGCCCTCCTCGGCCTGCGCATGAGCGCCACCACGCTGTGGGGGCTGACCGTGGGGCTCTCGGCCCTGGCCGTGTTCCTGCTCGCGCCCGTGCTCGGCGCGGCCGCGGACCTCTCCGGCAGGTCCGGCACCTTCCTGCGCGTCTTCTGCCTCGCGGGCGCGGCCGCGGCCGTGGCGCTCGGCTTTCGCGGCCCGGGCGACGTGCTCTCCGTCATGCTCCTCTTCGCCGCGGCCCAGGCCGCCTTCAACTGCGCCAACGTCTTCTACGACTCCTACCTTCTGCGCGTGGCCGGGCCCGAGGACGCGGACCGCGTCTCCGGCCGGGGCTACGCCTACGGCTACGTGGGCGGGGGGCTGCACTTCCTGCTCGCGCTCGGGCTCATGACCCTGCACGAGCGCCTTGGCCTCACCCAGGGGCAGGCCGCGCGCCTGGCCATCGCCTCGGCCGGGGTGTGGTGGGCGCTCTTCGCCCTGCCCGCCTTCCGCGCGCTGCGCGACGTGCCCGCGAGGGCCACGGGCGGCCCGGCGGACTGGCTGCGCCAGGGGCTCACAGAGGCCCTGGAAACGGCCCGCTCGTTCACCCGGGGCGGCCCGGCCGCAACCTTTCTCCTGGCCTACCTGCTCTACAACGACGGCATCCAGACGACCATCGGCATGGCCACCATCTACGGCAAGGAGGAGTTGGGGCTGCCCACCTCGGTGCTCATGCTCACGCTGCTGCTCATCCAGGCCGTGGCCTTCGCCGGGGCCATCGGCTTCGCGCGGCTGGCCGGGCGCATCGGCACCCGACGCGCCATCCTGCTCTCGTTGCTGGTCTGGACCGGTGTGGCCGTATCGGCCTACGAGATCAGCGGGGCGATCCAGTTCGCGGCGCTCGGCGGGGTGGTGGGGCTCGTGCTCGGCGGCTCGCAGGCGCTCTCGCGCTCCTACTACGCCCGCCTCGTGCCGGGCGGGGCCACGGCGCGCCACTTCGGCTACTTCTCCGTGGTCACCAAGTTCTCGGCCATCGGCGGGCCGCTCGTCTTCGCCGTGCTGCGCCAGCTGACCGGCAGCTCGCGCCCCGCCATCCTGGCCGTGGCCTGCTTCTTCCTCGCGGGCATGGTGCTCCTCGCCCGCGTGCGCGAACCCGGCCCAGGCCGTTGA